In a genomic window of Gloeothece verrucosa PCC 7822:
- a CDS encoding ABC exporter membrane fusion protein → MENKLITNQKTGKKSKLLSLTGNKKILGLIIAALLLSGFSLYYFLRFRSLSPASSSIAASNTSKTKAVSALGYIKPEKEVIYLSGPTFLNTIGGNRIEKLLVKEGDYVKSGQLIAILDNVSTLTAELSYAEEQITIAQARLEQVKAGAKKGEIEAQQARFEGKKAELEGQIKTQRETIATLQAQLLGEENSQNAQIGSIQAELENAQAECKRYQLLYDNSVVSASDQEAICLKEKTNQKKLEEAQASLFRIQLSRKAQIEEAKANLNRTISTLEKQIQENESVLQQIAEVRPTDVKLAEAEVKSAIANAKKAKETVELAYVRAPHSGQILKIYTHDGERISNQGIVSIGQTAQMAVTAEVYELDISRVRLGQTAKITSSAFSGELFGKVIQVGLEIGEQGVISPDPTVDVDRRVVDVKIRLNPEDSKKVSELTNLQVNVVINTL, encoded by the coding sequence ATGGAAAATAAATTAATTACTAATCAAAAAACCGGTAAAAAAAGTAAACTCCTATCCCTTACGGGAAACAAGAAAATATTAGGACTAATTATAGCGGCTTTACTCTTGAGCGGCTTCAGTCTTTATTACTTTCTACGTTTTCGCAGTCTTAGTCCGGCCAGTTCTTCGATTGCCGCTTCAAACACTTCCAAGACTAAAGCCGTCTCAGCCTTGGGTTATATAAAACCAGAAAAAGAAGTTATTTATTTATCCGGCCCCACCTTTTTAAATACCATAGGAGGAAACCGAATAGAAAAACTTTTAGTAAAAGAAGGTGACTATGTAAAATCTGGACAACTAATCGCCATTTTAGACAACGTTTCTACATTAACAGCCGAGTTATCTTATGCTGAAGAACAAATTACCATTGCCCAAGCACGTTTAGAACAAGTGAAAGCAGGAGCCAAAAAAGGAGAAATAGAAGCACAGCAAGCTAGATTTGAGGGCAAGAAAGCCGAATTAGAAGGACAAATTAAAACTCAGCGCGAAACAATTGCCACATTACAAGCTCAGTTATTGGGAGAAGAAAATTCTCAAAATGCTCAAATCGGATCAATACAAGCCGAATTAGAAAATGCTCAAGCAGAATGTAAACGTTATCAATTACTTTATGACAATTCTGTTGTATCTGCCTCCGATCAAGAAGCTATCTGTTTAAAAGAAAAAACTAACCAAAAAAAATTAGAAGAGGCCCAAGCTTCTTTATTTCGTATCCAATTATCTAGAAAAGCTCAAATAGAGGAAGCCAAAGCAAATTTAAATAGAACCATTAGCACTTTAGAAAAACAAATTCAAGAAAATGAATCTGTCTTACAGCAAATTGCCGAAGTTCGTCCCACCGATGTAAAATTAGCTGAAGCCGAAGTTAAAAGCGCCATTGCTAATGCAAAAAAAGCCAAAGAAACGGTAGAATTAGCTTATGTGCGGGCCCCTCATTCAGGACAAATTTTAAAAATTTATACCCACGATGGAGAACGAATTAGTAATCAAGGAATTGTATCCATAGGACAAACGGCTCAGATGGCAGTTACAGCAGAAGTTTATGAATTAGATATTAGTCGAGTGCGTCTGGGACAAACAGCAAAAATTACCAGTTCTGCTTTTTCCGGAGAATTATTCGGTAAAGTCATACAAGTAGGATTAGAAATTGGAGAACAAGGTGTTATTTCCCCGGATCCTACTGTAGATGTAGATCGCCGAGTTGTTGACGTTAAAATCCGTTTAAATCCCGAGGATAGTAAAAAAGTTTCTGAACTCACCAATTTACAAGTAAATGTAGTTATTAATACTTTATAG
- the devC gene encoding ABC transporter permease DevC encodes MFFDIPLAWRQLIREKSRMMVVLTGITFADILMFMQLGFQSALYDSAARIHHSVNADLVMISSRSKSLSYMRAFPRRRLYQALSFDGVQSVTPIYVGYRDWKNPKTSDFRTIFIYGFEPVKPFADVPGLAENIDKIRIKDKILFDQASRLEYGDIVNQFQTNQIVTTELGNKKIDVVGLFTLGPTFSADGNIITSDSTFLHLFPDRQAEQINIGLIQIKPNADIKQVAENLKQQLPNDIIIYNKQEFVEFEKRYWQTSTAIGFIFALSMSMGFIVGTVIVYQILYTDVSEHLSEYATLIAMGYKYSYLLIVIFQESIILSVLGYMPSLLIAINLYSLTKSATFLPMLMTSDKIILVFILTVIMCSISGLLAMRKLLQADPADIF; translated from the coding sequence ATGTTTTTTGATATTCCTTTAGCTTGGCGGCAACTAATTAGAGAAAAATCACGAATGATGGTAGTTTTAACAGGGATTACCTTTGCTGATATTTTAATGTTTATGCAACTGGGGTTTCAATCGGCTTTATATGATAGTGCCGCCAGAATCCATCATAGTGTAAACGCTGATTTAGTAATGATTAGTTCGCGTTCAAAATCTCTTAGCTACATGAGAGCATTCCCGAGACGAAGATTATATCAAGCTTTAAGTTTTGATGGAGTTCAATCAGTAACGCCCATTTATGTAGGCTATCGAGATTGGAAAAACCCTAAAACCTCTGATTTCAGAACAATTTTTATTTATGGTTTTGAGCCGGTTAAACCCTTTGCCGATGTACCGGGATTAGCGGAAAATATCGACAAAATTAGAATTAAAGATAAAATTTTATTTGATCAAGCTTCTCGCTTAGAATACGGTGATATTGTCAATCAATTTCAAACAAATCAGATAGTCACTACTGAATTAGGCAATAAAAAAATTGATGTAGTAGGTTTATTTACTTTAGGGCCTACTTTTTCGGCTGATGGGAATATCATTACCAGTGATTCAACTTTTTTACACCTATTTCCTGATCGGCAGGCTGAACAAATTAACATAGGCCTTATTCAAATAAAACCCAATGCTGATATTAAACAAGTCGCTGAAAACCTTAAACAACAACTGCCTAATGATATAATTATTTATAATAAACAAGAATTTGTAGAATTTGAAAAAAGATATTGGCAAACCAGTACAGCCATTGGCTTTATTTTTGCTTTAAGTATGTCGATGGGTTTTATTGTTGGTACAGTAATCGTTTATCAAATTCTTTATACAGATGTTTCAGAACATTTATCAGAATATGCCACTTTAATTGCTATGGGCTACAAATATTCTTATTTATTAATAGTCATTTTTCAAGAATCCATCATTCTTTCAGTTTTAGGATATATGCCGAGTTTACTGATCGCGATCAATCTTTATAGTTTAACCAAATCAGCAACTTTTTTACCCATGCTGATGACCTCAGATAAAATTATATTAGTTTTTATTTTAACAGTGATAATGTGTTCTATTTCAGGACTATTAGCCATGCGGAAACTATTACAAGCCGATCCCGCCGATATATTT